One stretch of Pseudobacteriovorax antillogorgiicola DNA includes these proteins:
- a CDS encoding 5'-nucleotidase C-terminal domain-containing protein: MSQEGGCTLLLSAGDVFTGTPASDHFDARPDFLGYDAMAVGNHEFDKGLPVLRQREAEVASSFPMLSGNIVDQDGDLLFPGPGGQGQITFNIAGARITVWGLTTIDTKPGLESGVVVQPPVDIAKKQAKDLKQNTHVLIGLTHMGHYDDEKPAAEDLQKRKQGDEMMALENPGTFDLIVGGHSQQPLFEADQVADTFIVQAFEWGKYLGRIDITLPAKPKLGAKNIKSLDYRLIPINIRNDQGQCTDPSQINSPVVNCIDEDPQVLDILESFQNDEVIRPLYQVIGEARGSFSGERSVIRKQQAPLGQLVNESILDYVAARWPEDLRSYDEDRCSSRHFSVYNGGGIRATINKGDILGLDTQLVFPFGSVLKTSPMNGEALYSYFQNVAKIPYQPNSTSGDYPQLRGIQFVMSGKDLLDIRCRNSDGAWIPLNKEDDYTLTLNAYLFRGGDGGYPALNENPSVVTHPEAMADVFRRYIEQQLSLDPFDFAAPDAFLEGP, encoded by the coding sequence ATGTCGCAAGAGGGTGGCTGTACACTGCTTCTGTCAGCCGGTGATGTTTTTACTGGCACTCCAGCCTCAGATCACTTCGATGCTCGCCCTGACTTTCTCGGCTACGATGCCATGGCAGTTGGTAACCATGAATTCGATAAGGGTTTGCCAGTTCTTCGCCAACGAGAGGCTGAAGTTGCGTCGTCGTTCCCTATGCTATCCGGTAATATCGTTGATCAGGATGGGGACCTGTTGTTTCCAGGCCCAGGAGGTCAAGGTCAGATTACCTTCAATATCGCAGGGGCTCGGATCACCGTTTGGGGGCTTACTACAATTGATACTAAACCTGGATTGGAGTCCGGAGTTGTCGTTCAGCCTCCCGTTGACATTGCTAAAAAGCAGGCCAAAGACTTAAAACAAAACACTCATGTACTTATTGGCCTCACTCACATGGGGCATTACGATGATGAAAAACCTGCCGCAGAAGACCTTCAAAAGCGCAAACAGGGCGATGAGATGATGGCTCTCGAAAACCCTGGCACTTTCGACCTCATTGTTGGTGGCCACAGCCAGCAACCTTTGTTTGAGGCGGATCAAGTTGCCGACACCTTTATCGTGCAAGCCTTTGAGTGGGGCAAGTATTTGGGTCGTATCGACATCACCCTCCCCGCTAAACCGAAGCTTGGCGCTAAAAATATCAAGTCTCTCGACTATCGATTAATTCCGATCAATATAAGAAATGACCAAGGACAATGCACCGATCCAAGTCAAATAAACTCACCTGTAGTAAACTGTATCGATGAAGACCCTCAGGTTCTTGATATCCTAGAGAGCTTCCAAAACGACGAGGTAATCCGCCCCCTTTATCAAGTCATAGGTGAAGCTAGAGGCTCGTTTTCTGGGGAACGATCAGTCATTCGAAAGCAGCAGGCACCATTGGGCCAACTGGTGAATGAATCTATCTTAGACTACGTCGCAGCAAGATGGCCTGAAGACCTTCGCTCCTACGATGAAGATCGTTGTAGCTCTCGTCACTTCAGCGTCTACAACGGCGGTGGCATCCGAGCTACTATCAATAAAGGTGACATCCTAGGTTTGGACACACAGTTGGTGTTTCCCTTTGGCTCTGTCTTAAAAACTAGCCCCATGAATGGCGAAGCACTTTATAGCTATTTTCAAAACGTTGCTAAAATCCCATACCAGCCCAACAGCACCAGCGGTGATTATCCTCAGTTGAGAGGAATTCAATTTGTGATGTCTGGCAAAGATCTTCTTGATATTCGGTGCCGGAATTCCGATGGCGCCTGGATTCCCTTAAACAAAGAGGATGACTATACACTGACGCTGAATGCTTACCTATTTCGCGGTGGCGATGGCGGCTATCCTGCGCTAAACGAGAATCCATCGGTGGTAACGCACCCTGAGGCCATGGCTGATGTCTTCCGGCGCTATATCGAACAGCAATTAAGCTTAGATCCGTTTGACTTCGCGGCGCCAGATGCTTTTCTCGAAGGACCCTAA
- a CDS encoding family 16 glycosylhydrolase, which yields MRLIFLLSLCLMGASSQKSYHGAEVYSKEKVRFGKFEMRVKSASASGTLSSFFLYDDVSWQGSHPWGEIDIEMLQRDERLVQTNLITGLRDSKRYAEQKHFSPTSLAKQFNIYAVEWTPNEISWYLNGSLLRREYGPQVEELSDQFLSYRFNHWVSSSIEWVGPVDRKALPIVQEIDWIRYYRYTPWKNGGKSRFEFSWQDDFNYFDESRWARADWTFEGNEAQFSPENVQVKDGVLRLTLSRRR from the coding sequence ATGAGATTAATTTTCTTACTATCACTTTGTTTAATGGGAGCATCGAGTCAAAAGAGTTACCATGGTGCAGAAGTCTACTCCAAGGAGAAGGTTAGGTTTGGTAAGTTTGAGATGCGGGTGAAGTCAGCGTCAGCTTCTGGAACGCTATCTAGCTTCTTTCTCTATGACGATGTTTCTTGGCAAGGAAGCCATCCTTGGGGGGAGATTGATATTGAGATGCTGCAGCGCGATGAGAGGCTTGTACAAACTAATCTCATTACCGGGCTCCGCGATTCCAAGCGTTATGCAGAGCAAAAGCATTTTTCTCCAACTTCACTTGCAAAGCAGTTTAATATTTACGCAGTCGAGTGGACTCCAAATGAAATCAGCTGGTATCTAAATGGGAGTCTACTGAGGCGAGAATATGGACCTCAGGTTGAGGAGCTGTCTGATCAGTTTCTATCTTATCGATTTAATCACTGGGTGTCGTCTTCTATTGAATGGGTCGGACCTGTTGATAGGAAGGCTCTGCCTATTGTTCAGGAAATTGATTGGATTCGCTACTATCGCTACACCCCCTGGAAAAACGGTGGTAAGTCTCGTTTCGAGTTCAGTTGGCAGGATGACTTCAATTACTTCGACGAGTCGCGGTGGGCAAGGGCAGATTGGACATTCGAGGGCAACGAAGCCCAATTTTCACCAGAAAATGTACAGGTCAAAGATGGTGTTCTTCGTTTGACGCTGAGCCGACGGAGATAA
- a CDS encoding OmpP1/FadL family transporter, whose product MIIKNRTGMRTAVALGSLCLSQGAFAGGYQIMEKSTSDMGRAFSGGAAIAEDATTIGSNPAGMALLKRSEFSLSLSLVSGDLDVDIEQAGVVAGQLGLQGTDGNRSSGNAAPGNVLIPAAYGVIPINEQIAVGLGVFSNFSTATVYDDAFQGSILATESDVRTINFNPSVSYRVNHMVSLGFGFNAVMAEATLGSSNPALTLTQDAEGNPRPIPNGGKAGVSEVQGEDWGYGWNIGMMFELADNARIGVSYRSAVEFKLEGETKFKNLPQGLQYGTLQNFDANAPLELPQLASLSGYYEFVPAWALSADITYTGWSNFESLDVFRSDSGNLASQVKEDWKDSYRYALGLTHQYNGDLKLRTGLAYDQSPITDETRTLRIPTADYVWLSLGAQYVINDSLVIDGAYAKVMMEEAELSDERTFVGQPDLVAIADGKANLELDIFSIQLSYRL is encoded by the coding sequence ATGATCATTAAAAACCGTACCGGGATGAGAACCGCCGTAGCACTGGGTAGCCTTTGCCTGAGCCAGGGAGCTTTTGCTGGTGGATATCAGATCATGGAGAAAAGCACCTCAGATATGGGGCGAGCCTTTTCAGGTGGCGCCGCAATCGCTGAAGACGCAACTACAATAGGCTCTAATCCAGCTGGTATGGCACTACTTAAGCGTTCAGAATTTTCTTTATCCCTTAGCCTTGTAAGTGGTGACTTAGATGTTGATATCGAGCAGGCTGGTGTCGTTGCAGGTCAGCTGGGCTTACAAGGAACCGACGGCAATCGGTCGAGCGGTAATGCAGCTCCTGGCAATGTTTTAATACCTGCTGCTTACGGGGTGATTCCCATCAATGAGCAAATCGCTGTTGGCCTCGGGGTTTTTAGTAACTTTTCAACAGCCACGGTTTACGATGATGCGTTCCAAGGCAGTATCCTGGCAACAGAGTCTGATGTCCGTACAATCAACTTTAACCCAAGTGTTTCCTATCGTGTGAACCACATGGTTTCACTCGGTTTTGGCTTCAATGCAGTGATGGCTGAGGCGACTTTAGGTTCTTCAAACCCTGCATTGACACTGACGCAGGATGCTGAAGGCAATCCGCGGCCTATTCCCAATGGTGGCAAGGCTGGTGTCAGTGAAGTTCAGGGTGAAGACTGGGGCTATGGCTGGAACATCGGGATGATGTTCGAGCTTGCGGATAATGCCCGTATTGGCGTTTCTTACCGATCCGCAGTTGAGTTTAAATTAGAGGGCGAAACCAAGTTCAAGAATCTTCCTCAAGGTCTTCAGTACGGAACTCTACAAAACTTTGATGCTAACGCTCCCCTAGAGCTACCTCAGCTTGCTTCATTGTCTGGATACTACGAATTTGTTCCAGCTTGGGCCTTGTCGGCAGATATCACCTATACTGGCTGGAGCAACTTCGAAAGCTTGGATGTATTCCGCTCAGATAGCGGCAATCTAGCATCTCAAGTTAAGGAAGATTGGAAGGACTCCTATCGTTATGCTCTTGGCTTGACTCATCAATACAATGGAGATCTGAAGCTTCGCACAGGCTTAGCCTACGATCAAAGCCCCATTACCGATGAGACGAGAACCCTTCGGATCCCGACAGCTGATTACGTTTGGTTGAGCTTGGGTGCTCAGTACGTGATCAACGATAGCCTCGTAATTGATGGCGCCTATGCAAAAGTCATGATGGAGGAAGCGGAGCTTTCCGATGAGCGTACGTTTGTTGGTCAGCCAGACTTGGTCGCCATTGCGGATGGCAAGGCAAATCTTGAGCTGGATATCTTCTCAATTCAGTTGTCATACCGACTATAG